GATCCAGGTCTTCGGCCTGGCGGCTATTAATTACCGGGCCAAAATGCAAGTCGGGCAATTTATCATTGGGGTTATCTACCAGAGTAGGATTACCAATTTTGAGGCTGCGGATAGCGTTCCAATACGTTTCTAAAAATTGCGGGAACAAGCGGCGCTCTACCACAAAACGCACGTAAGCGGTGCAACGTTGTTTGCCGTAATCGTAGCCTTTTTTAAGTTGGTCGCCCAGGCTATTCCAGTCCGAGAAATTCCAGATGCCGTAGGTATTCACGCCTTCCATTTCGAGCATGTAGCGTTTGTGCACCGAAGCCAAGGCATCGGCAATGTTGCGGCCGTTATAGCGTCCGCCTACAAAAGAAAGGCATTCAATGGCCTGGTCTTTTACCAGTACATCGCTTAACTCGCCACCGGAGCCACTAACCAAAGTTACGGGCAAACCGCAACGTCGGGCAATGGCAAAAGTTACGCTTAAGGAGATAAAACCACCGTCGGTAGGCGTTTTAGCAATGGCGGCATTGCCGCAAAGTACCTGCACCAGTACCGCGTGCATCAGCACCGACATGGGGTAATTCCAGGAAGCAATGTTGGAAACCACGCCCAGGGGCTCCCGGCGGCCCAGCATTTCTTCGATATTATCCACGTACCACTGCACGCCATCAATGCAGCGGTCGATGTCGGTAAAGCCTAGTTTGTAGGTTTTACCAATTTCCCACATGAGCAATTTGCCAATCAGTTCCACGTTATCGCGGAGTTGGTCGAGGCAATCCTGCACGTGTTGCTTGCGTTCGTCCAGGTCTACGCGGCACCAATCGGCTGCTTCGCGATGGGCGCCATGTACGGCCCGCAGCGCGGTAGCTTTATCCAGAAAAGGCAGGCTGCCCAGTACGGAGCCATCAATGGGAGATACAAATTCCCGGGGAGTGCCCGGCTCCTGCCAGCGACCTTCTAAAAGGTTCAGGTAATTTCCCTGTTGGTCATAAATTTCGGGGGTTACCTGCTTTACCTGCCGGATTAGTTCGGCGAAGTCAACTTGCGGAGAAACAATTTTTGCCATAGTCTATTTAATTTCGGTGTAGCAATTAGAAAAAAGCTTAGCGGTAGCGATTAAATTACCCTAAACCCGTCAAGCTCTTACAATTTTTTAAATTTTTCGCCAAGTACATGAATTTGAGAATCAGTTTCAAATAGAATTTGCGAATAATTTACTTGGAGTGAGCTATCTGCAAGAGCAATTAATTTAAAAATACCTTTTATTCAAGGTAAGAAGCCTTAATTTCTGGTTTGGCAGGAGGTAAAAAAAATCCGGTCAATCAGGAGGGACCCGTTTCGCTACGTAGCCAAATAGGTTCCTCCTGATTGATGCATCAAATAACAACTAAATAACAAAGACTTCAATAATGGCGCTTCTCTAACTTATTTCTGTCTTTTCACTTCTCTTAAACCAGCTCTGAGGCGGCCGGGTAATCTACTGGTATTTGAGTAGCGGCAAAAACGTAGTTGGTGAAAATGCGAACAGTTACCAGGCCAATCAGTTCAATTAAACTTGCTTCATTAAAACCAGCGGCGTAGAAGTTATCGACCAGAGCCGCATCTGGGTGGCCTTTGGTTTCGGTAATGGCTTTGGCAAGTTGTACAATAGCGCGTAGTTTATCGTCGGTGGCAGTAC
The sequence above is a segment of the Adhaeribacter swui genome. Coding sequences within it:
- a CDS encoding aldehyde dehydrogenase family protein, which translates into the protein MAKIVSPQVDFAELIRQVKQVTPEIYDQQGNYLNLLEGRWQEPGTPREFVSPIDGSVLGSLPFLDKATALRAVHGAHREAADWCRVDLDERKQHVQDCLDQLRDNVELIGKLLMWEIGKTYKLGFTDIDRCIDGVQWYVDNIEEMLGRREPLGVVSNIASWNYPMSVLMHAVLVQVLCGNAAIAKTPTDGGFISLSVTFAIARRCGLPVTLVSGSGGELSDVLVKDQAIECLSFVGGRYNGRNIADALASVHKRYMLEMEGVNTYGIWNFSDWNSLGDQLKKGYDYGKQRCTAYVRFVVERRLFPQFLETYWNAIRSLKIGNPTLVDNPNDKLPDLHFGPVINSRQAEDLDRLYADALKTGATPFYEGKLDDSLFLPDQDRSAYRAPRALVNLPRQSELYFKEPFGPIDSVVLVDRVEELVGEMNISNGALVAAVASDDTKWAQRTAKEVRAFKVGINKLRSRGDREEVFGGLGESWKGAFVGGKLLVEAVTQGAPSEPVLGNYQDATLLPEKI